The following proteins come from a genomic window of Rutidosis leptorrhynchoides isolate AG116_Rl617_1_P2 chromosome 10, CSIRO_AGI_Rlap_v1, whole genome shotgun sequence:
- the LOC139870574 gene encoding uncharacterized protein: MTDIIEFLRTGSLPEGEKEAMNIRVKAPNYELRGELLYRNSYLGASLRCVGPNEASMIIDEVHKGSCGLHSGWRTVTERIKRLGYYWPRMYADTAERVRVFQECQLHAPVSRAPQHPMIPIVSPWPF; this comes from the coding sequence ATGACAGATATCATAGAATTCCTGCGAACCGGATCTTTACCCGAGGGAGAGAAGGAAGCGATGAATATCAGGGTGAAGGCACCAAACTACGAGTTACGAGGGGAACTTTTATATCGAAATTCCTATTTAGGTGCATCCCTGCGCTGCGTGGGACCTAATGAAGCTTCCATGATCATTGATGAGGTTCACAAGGGATCCTGCGGGTTACATTCTGGGTGGAGGACAGTCACCGAGAGGATTAAGCGACTAGGGTATTATTGGCCTAGAATGTATGCAGACACAGCTGAAAGGGTCAGAGTTTTCCAGGAGTGCCAGCTACATGCGCCCGTCAGCAGAGCACCTCAACATCCCATGATACCTATCGTTTCACCGTGGCCATTTTGA